From the Thermococcus guaymasensis DSM 11113 genome, one window contains:
- a CDS encoding HEPN domain-containing protein has product MNEEIRALIRRAEERLKASWELYSKGYYGFAISSAYYSMFYCARALLLSKGVNPKSHAGVHAQLGKEFVKTGVLPAKLYTAYSKALNMRHTADYDVFVEYTEGDARDVLKGAEEFLKFTKEYLGV; this is encoded by the coding sequence ATGAACGAGGAAATCAGGGCACTCATCAGGAGGGCGGAGGAGAGGCTCAAAGCTTCCTGGGAGCTTTACTCCAAGGGATACTATGGTTTCGCAATCTCAAGCGCGTACTACTCGATGTTCTACTGCGCCAGGGCGCTTCTGCTCTCAAAAGGAGTCAACCCCAAGAGCCATGCGGGAGTTCATGCCCAGCTCGGAAAGGAGTTCGTGAAGACGGGGGTGCTTCCGGCTAAGCTCTACACTGCGTATTCAAAGGCCCTGAACATGAGGCATACGGCTGACTACGACGTTTTTGTCGAGTACACCGAGGGGGACGCCCGGGACGTTTTGAAAGGCGCGGAGGAGTTTTTGAAGTTCACGAAGGAGTATCTGGGGGTGTAA
- a CDS encoding nucleotidyltransferase family protein: protein MFEAVGKRVKEAFGDRVEEVIIFGSRARGDAKPESDLDVLVVLDKIEPEDWDRAGELSAELTLELGISVMIVLHTRKDSLYESAVKEGIAV, encoded by the coding sequence ATGTTTGAGGCCGTTGGAAAGAGGGTGAAGGAAGCCTTTGGGGACAGGGTGGAGGAGGTCATAATCTTCGGCTCCCGGGCAAGGGGTGACGCTAAACCCGAGAGCGACCTTGACGTCCTCGTGGTACTCGATAAGATAGAGCCTGAGGACTGGGACAGGGCAGGAGAGCTCAGCGCCGAGCTAACGCTTGAGTTAGGGATTTCGGTTATGATTGTCCTTCACACGAGGAAGGATAGCCTCTACGAGAGTGCCGTGAAGGAGGGCATAGCGGTATGA
- a CDS encoding 2-oxoacid:ferredoxin oxidoreductase subunit beta, which yields MAKEIYSTYPMVKYLRKEALPPALCPGCGGGTVLNAFANAVDQLKLDPKDLVVVSGIGCSAWIASPYFLADTLHTTHGRAIAFATGVKVGLPDKKVVVISGDGDLASIGGNHMLHAARRNIDITVILVNNFIYGMTGGQVAPTTPFGAKTTTSPYRNIEHPLNVSETVAAAGASYVARWTTAHVYQLIESIKKALTVKGFSLVEVISQCPVQFGRRNKMKEPAEMLRWFLKNSVPVSKAKSMSPEELEGKFVIGEFVSRERPEFTEELNKLIDEVQEHFGLKGGDDV from the coding sequence ATGGCGAAAGAAATCTATTCCACTTACCCCATGGTCAAATACCTTCGTAAGGAGGCCCTCCCCCCTGCCCTCTGTCCCGGCTGCGGCGGTGGAACGGTTTTGAACGCCTTCGCCAACGCTGTTGACCAGCTCAAGCTCGACCCGAAGGATTTGGTTGTCGTGAGCGGAATAGGCTGTTCCGCTTGGATAGCCTCGCCCTACTTCCTGGCCGACACGCTCCACACGACCCATGGGAGAGCGATAGCCTTCGCGACCGGCGTGAAGGTCGGTTTGCCCGACAAAAAGGTCGTTGTCATAAGCGGTGACGGCGATTTGGCGAGTATAGGCGGGAACCACATGCTCCACGCCGCGAGGAGGAACATCGACATAACCGTGATTCTCGTCAATAACTTCATCTACGGAATGACGGGCGGACAGGTAGCCCCGACGACGCCCTTCGGCGCCAAGACCACCACAAGCCCCTACAGGAACATAGAGCACCCGCTGAACGTATCCGAGACTGTGGCTGCCGCCGGAGCGAGCTACGTGGCGAGATGGACTACGGCCCACGTCTATCAGCTCATCGAAAGTATAAAGAAGGCTCTAACCGTTAAGGGCTTCTCCCTTGTCGAAGTCATCTCGCAGTGTCCCGTTCAGTTCGGAAGGAGGAACAAAATGAAAGAGCCCGCCGAAATGCTCCGCTGGTTCCTGAAGAACAGCGTCCCTGTCAGCAAGGCAAAGAGCATGTCCCCGGAAGAGCTCGAGGGCAAGTTCGTAATCGGCGAGTTCGTCAGCAGAGAGAGGCCCGAGTTCACCGAGGAGCTCAACAAGCTGATTGACGAGGTTCAAGAGCACTTCGGCCTTAAGGGTGGCGATGATGTTTGA
- a CDS encoding 2-oxoacid:acceptor oxidoreductase subunit alpha, with the protein MIIRGDEPEQVRLLRKLYKPGNYFLQGNEAVAYGALFAGCRFYAGYPITPSSEIAETMARELPKLGGYYLQMEDEIASIAAMVGASWTGLKVMTATAGPGFSLMQENLGYAVMTETPLVLVDVQRSGPSTGQATKGAQGDFFQARWGTHGDHPIVALSPTSGQDAFWETIRAFNIAERLRTPVVVLFDGILAHTRELVKIPDVSEVEITYRKLPRNEEEAKLPFGDPHGDGVPPMPLFGHGYFTHVTGSTHKENGLRDVYTPEVHDRLVRRIHRKIEQNRHVYEKYEEHFTDDAEILVVSWGVTARPAFGAVLKAREEGIKAGLFVPKTVHPFPGERMRELGKRVRAILVPEMNLGQMILEVQRYVNDDVLLKGVNKIGGVPLTVEEILREIRGVA; encoded by the coding sequence ATGATAATCCGCGGTGATGAGCCTGAGCAGGTCAGGCTCCTCAGAAAGCTATACAAGCCCGGCAACTACTTCCTTCAGGGCAACGAGGCCGTTGCATACGGTGCGCTCTTTGCGGGCTGCCGTTTCTACGCGGGCTATCCGATAACCCCGTCAAGCGAAATCGCCGAGACAATGGCGCGGGAGCTCCCCAAGCTTGGCGGCTACTACCTCCAGATGGAGGACGAGATAGCGAGCATAGCCGCGATGGTCGGGGCGTCCTGGACTGGCCTCAAGGTCATGACGGCAACCGCGGGGCCGGGCTTCTCGCTGATGCAGGAGAACCTCGGCTACGCTGTGATGACCGAGACCCCCTTAGTTCTCGTTGATGTGCAGAGGAGCGGGCCGAGCACGGGACAGGCCACCAAGGGCGCCCAGGGTGACTTCTTCCAGGCGAGGTGGGGAACCCATGGCGACCACCCGATAGTTGCCCTCTCACCGACCAGCGGACAGGACGCCTTCTGGGAGACAATAAGGGCCTTTAACATAGCCGAGAGGCTCAGGACTCCCGTCGTGGTTCTCTTTGATGGAATCCTGGCTCACACGCGTGAGCTCGTTAAGATACCCGACGTTTCAGAAGTGGAGATAACCTACCGCAAGCTCCCCCGGAACGAGGAGGAGGCTAAGCTTCCCTTCGGCGACCCGCACGGAGACGGTGTCCCGCCGATGCCCCTCTTCGGACACGGCTACTTCACCCACGTGACAGGCTCGACCCACAAGGAGAACGGTTTAAGAGACGTCTACACGCCGGAAGTCCATGACAGGCTCGTGAGGAGGATTCATAGGAAGATTGAGCAGAACAGGCACGTTTACGAGAAGTACGAGGAGCACTTCACCGACGATGCAGAGATACTGGTCGTCAGCTGGGGAGTAACGGCAAGGCCCGCCTTCGGAGCCGTTCTGAAGGCGAGAGAGGAGGGCATAAAGGCCGGCCTCTTCGTGCCGAAGACCGTCCACCCGTTCCCGGGTGAGAGGATGAGGGAGCTCGGAAAGCGCGTCAGGGCAATACTCGTCCCGGAGATGAACCTCGGCCAGATGATCCTCGAAGTTCAGCGCTACGTCAACGACGACGTTCTGCTTAAGGGCGTGAACAAAATCGGCGGAGTGCCCCTCACAGTTGAGGAAATCCTGCGCGAGATAAGGGGTGTTGCCTGA
- a CDS encoding 2-oxoglutarate ferredoxin oxidoreductase subunit delta: MAENANTVVEKNGYLVVGKAEGVVEIDVDTFLCKGCGICVEMCPRKVFEWSRELSEKGVHYPVPVHAEKCVKCKLCELLCPDFAISVRW, from the coding sequence ATGGCCGAAAACGCGAACACCGTTGTTGAAAAAAACGGCTATCTCGTCGTCGGAAAGGCGGAGGGCGTTGTTGAAATTGACGTTGATACGTTTCTCTGCAAGGGCTGTGGAATCTGTGTCGAAATGTGTCCAAGAAAGGTCTTTGAATGGAGCAGGGAGCTGAGCGAGAAGGGCGTCCACTACCCGGTTCCGGTTCACGCCGAAAAGTGCGTTAAGTGCAAGCTCTGCGAGCTTCTCTGCCCTGACTTCGCGATATCAGTAAGGTGGTGA
- a CDS encoding archaeosine biosynthesis radical SAM protein RaSEA: protein MTYWTSEDNVAGKPGTALFIILPTIGCYRFRIGKACYMCAYPTAAPKVKWSQEAIVDYVREALEKIRGKKGPFAVRMFTSGSFLDNGELKPETRRKIFELLAELDNVEEIVIESRSELVRYDAVRELAEIVPDKHFEVAIGLETANDDVADVSINKGNTFADFVRAAEIVHEAGAKVKTYLLLKPIFLSERDGIEDTKESMIKAEPYTDTFSINITDIQKGTLYERLWEKNEYRPPWLWSAVEVLIWAKRKFPNKRILSDPVGAGSKRGPHNCLTDYDKAIGKAIKKFSATQDLRYIENLKPQCKERWEYIVENGLLDWQLITW from the coding sequence ATGACCTACTGGACGAGCGAGGACAACGTCGCTGGCAAACCCGGAACGGCGCTCTTCATAATCCTCCCCACGATAGGCTGTTACCGCTTCAGGATAGGGAAGGCCTGCTACATGTGCGCATACCCTACAGCGGCACCAAAGGTGAAGTGGAGTCAGGAAGCGATAGTTGACTACGTTAGGGAGGCACTTGAAAAAATTAGGGGCAAGAAAGGCCCCTTCGCTGTCAGGATGTTCACATCGGGTTCCTTCCTTGACAACGGTGAGCTCAAGCCCGAGACGAGGAGAAAAATCTTCGAGCTCCTTGCGGAATTGGACAACGTTGAGGAAATCGTCATCGAGAGCAGGAGCGAGCTCGTCCGCTACGATGCAGTTAGGGAGCTTGCTGAAATCGTTCCCGACAAGCACTTCGAGGTGGCCATAGGACTTGAGACTGCCAACGACGATGTGGCCGATGTCTCGATAAACAAGGGCAACACCTTTGCGGACTTCGTGAGGGCGGCGGAGATCGTACACGAGGCGGGTGCGAAGGTTAAAACCTACCTCCTGCTGAAGCCGATTTTCCTGAGCGAACGCGACGGCATCGAGGACACCAAGGAGAGTATGATAAAGGCAGAACCCTACACGGACACCTTCTCGATAAACATCACGGACATCCAGAAGGGCACGCTCTACGAGAGGCTCTGGGAGAAGAACGAGTACCGTCCGCCCTGGCTCTGGAGCGCGGTTGAGGTCCTCATCTGGGCGAAGAGGAAGTTCCCGAACAAGAGAATCCTAAGTGACCCGGTCGGTGCGGGCTCAAAGCGCGGCCCCCACAACTGCCTGACGGACTACGACAAGGCCATAGGGAAGGCCATCAAGAAGTTCTCGGCGACTCAAGACCTGAGGTACATCGAGAACCTGAAGCCGCAGTGCAAGGAGCGGTGGGAGTACATAGTCGAGAACGGCCTCCTCGACTGGCAGCTGATAACGTGGTGA
- the surE gene encoding 5'/3'-nucleotidase SurE, giving the protein MAKILLTNDDGIYSNGLRAAVKALSELGEVYVVAPLFQRSASGRAMTLHRPIRAKRVDVPGARIAYGIDGTPTDCVIFAIARFGSFDLAVSGINLGENLSTEITVSGTASAAIEASTHGIPSIAVSLEVDWKKTLGEGEGVDFSVSAHFLRRIAGAVLERGLPNGVDMLNVNVPSDATKETEIAIARLARKRYCPTVEERIDPKGNPYYWIVGRLVQNFEPGTDAYALKVERKVSVTPINIDMTARVDFNAIKTLLKNKEK; this is encoded by the coding sequence ATGGCAAAAATACTCCTCACCAACGACGACGGAATTTACTCCAACGGCCTGCGCGCGGCGGTAAAAGCGCTGAGCGAGCTTGGCGAGGTCTACGTAGTTGCCCCGCTCTTCCAGAGGAGCGCGAGCGGTAGGGCCATGACGCTCCACAGGCCGATAAGGGCCAAGCGCGTTGACGTCCCCGGCGCGAGAATAGCCTATGGAATAGACGGAACTCCTACTGACTGCGTGATTTTTGCCATAGCCCGCTTCGGGAGCTTTGATTTAGCCGTCAGCGGAATCAATCTTGGCGAGAACTTAAGCACCGAGATAACTGTTTCCGGAACGGCTTCCGCTGCCATAGAGGCATCAACCCACGGAATTCCGAGCATAGCGGTGAGCCTTGAGGTGGACTGGAAGAAGACCCTCGGCGAGGGCGAGGGGGTGGACTTCTCGGTCTCGGCTCACTTCCTCAGAAGAATCGCCGGCGCGGTTCTTGAGAGGGGCCTTCCCAATGGAGTGGACATGCTCAACGTGAACGTGCCGAGCGACGCGACGAAGGAAACGGAGATAGCAATCGCCCGCCTAGCCCGGAAGCGCTACTGTCCAACGGTCGAGGAGCGCATAGACCCCAAGGGCAACCCCTACTACTGGATTGTCGGCAGGCTCGTTCAGAATTTTGAGCCAGGAACCGATGCGTACGCTTTGAAGGTCGAGAGGAAGGTCAGCGTTACGCCGATAAACATCGACATGACTGCTAGAGTGGACTTCAATGCGATTAAGACGCTTTTGAAGAACAAAGAAAAATAA
- a CDS encoding glucodextranase DOMON-like domain-containing protein: protein MRKVATIIVAFVLFSVFGFALASATTVAVDLTHGENTKYLVDPVVDQSNQSHILAPSIVEGVGDMQWAYFGNPDMFPNNTKIKNLGDTITADALKDVDILILGQPTSPFTPEEIQAIKDWFAQGGKVLWIAADSDYGSGVQTQDIADSFLEQLGYGNLRIDLCSVDDHASNTGSTFQVIGHVDPDADTPFKGMITKDFLHDGKVLFHGPGVVAWVDENGNWHPLTEDSKPPLTYRIVVTSEDGIIVENSAPSANAYIANDTGVFTLLAAQVVPLGGTQSILIVSGESPYGAYKPIWSPLFRGVNLDGPQFVSNILHWAALVAKSGVPENLFSVPDPEGDDHGPGTYTYPTDAVFNKTGLFDLTGLDVLKAGDKYVFSFHFKNLGGNPWNGPNGFSLQVIEAYFDFKEGGNTSAIKLDEKGPGSNVDLDPDHPWDLAFRVTGWSKKLVLPNGTVLEDIDVFTDLDENTINVLVPAKYFGEDLNAENIRMAVLVGSQDGFGVDEWRDVQVEAEEWRIGGGDSDAIIAGVAPRVMDLLVPEWFHPTQEEQLSSYDSENGKRATVLMITPIESAPTTTTTTTTTTTTSSTTTTTTTTTTTTTTTTTTTSTTTTTTTTTTTTSSATTTTTSEGGGGICGPAALIGLAIIPLLLRRRR from the coding sequence ATGAGAAAGGTAGCAACCATTATCGTGGCTTTTGTTTTGTTTAGCGTTTTTGGGTTTGCCTTGGCCAGCGCCACAACCGTTGCAGTGGACTTAACTCACGGTGAAAACACCAAGTATCTCGTTGACCCAGTTGTCGACCAGAGCAATCAGAGCCACATCCTTGCGCCCTCAATCGTCGAAGGCGTTGGAGACATGCAGTGGGCCTACTTCGGAAACCCAGACATGTTCCCCAACAACACCAAGATCAAGAACCTCGGGGACACGATAACTGCCGACGCCCTCAAAGACGTTGACATACTCATCCTTGGCCAGCCAACAAGCCCATTCACCCCCGAAGAAATCCAGGCAATCAAAGACTGGTTTGCCCAGGGCGGTAAGGTTCTCTGGATCGCCGCCGACAGCGACTACGGAAGCGGCGTCCAGACCCAGGACATAGCTGACAGCTTCCTCGAACAGCTTGGCTATGGCAACCTCAGAATCGACCTCTGCTCCGTGGATGATCATGCCAGCAACACTGGGTCTACCTTCCAAGTTATTGGACACGTTGACCCCGACGCGGACACGCCCTTCAAGGGAATGATCACTAAGGACTTCCTCCACGATGGCAAAGTGCTCTTCCACGGGCCGGGCGTGGTCGCCTGGGTTGACGAGAACGGAAACTGGCACCCACTCACCGAGGACTCCAAGCCGCCCCTCACGTACAGGATTGTGGTAACCAGTGAGGATGGCATAATCGTTGAGAACAGCGCTCCATCGGCAAACGCTTACATAGCCAATGACACGGGGGTCTTCACTCTCCTCGCGGCTCAGGTCGTCCCGCTTGGAGGCACTCAGAGTATCCTCATAGTCAGCGGTGAGAGCCCGTACGGTGCCTACAAGCCGATCTGGAGCCCTCTCTTCCGGGGTGTAAACCTTGATGGCCCGCAGTTCGTCAGCAACATACTCCACTGGGCCGCCTTGGTTGCCAAGTCCGGTGTTCCGGAGAATCTCTTCTCAGTCCCAGACCCGGAGGGTGACGATCACGGGCCGGGAACCTACACCTACCCGACTGACGCAGTTTTCAACAAGACCGGACTCTTTGACCTTACTGGCCTCGATGTCCTCAAGGCCGGCGACAAGTACGTCTTCAGCTTCCACTTCAAGAACCTCGGTGGCAACCCGTGGAACGGGCCGAACGGCTTCAGCCTGCAGGTTATTGAAGCCTACTTCGACTTCAAGGAGGGTGGAAACACTTCAGCCATTAAACTCGATGAGAAAGGCCCAGGAAGCAACGTTGACCTTGACCCAGACCACCCATGGGATCTCGCCTTCAGGGTAACCGGCTGGAGCAAGAAGCTCGTCCTTCCAAACGGAACCGTTCTTGAGGACATTGACGTGTTCACGGATCTGGACGAGAACACGATTAACGTCCTCGTTCCGGCCAAGTACTTCGGCGAGGATCTCAACGCAGAAAACATCAGGATGGCGGTTCTCGTTGGCAGTCAGGATGGGTTTGGTGTTGATGAGTGGCGTGATGTTCAGGTTGAGGCTGAGGAGTGGAGGATTGGTGGTGGTGACTCTGATGCCATCATAGCTGGCGTCGCCCCACGCGTCATGGACCTCCTCGTCCCAGAATGGTTCCACCCAACCCAAGAAGAGCAGCTGAGCAGCTACGACTCTGAAAACGGAAAGAGGGCAACAGTCTTGATGATAACCCCCATTGAAAGCGCCCCCACCACTACAACTACAACCACGACGACTACTACGACCTCCTCGACGACAACCACGACCACTACAACCACCACAACGACGACCACTACCACAACTACTACCTCCACCACAACGACTACAACTACCACTACAACCACAACATCCTCAGCAACAACTACGACTACTTCAGAGGGTGGCGGTGGAATCTGCGGTCCAGCGGCCCTGATAGGCCTCGCAATAATCCCACTCCTCCTCAGGAGAAGGCGCTGA